Genomic segment of Merismopedia glauca CCAP 1448/3:
AATGTGCCATCAGGAGTGAATGTATTTGCCCAATTAGTTGCAGGATCGCCAACAATCAACTTATCGAGTCCATCTAGAACATAGAAATAACGGGTGCTGAGATCTTGAATGGCTAAGATATCTACGGTAGATAAAATCTGAGACTTCTTAGTCGTTCGAGCTAAAATTGGTGATGAATAAACACTGCTTAATAGCAATGTTGAAAATCCTGCACCACCCAGCCACAAAATTCTACGTCGCGTCAATTTTTTCTGCTCAAAACCAGCAATGAAACCTTTCATACCTCCTCCCAGAGACGTAGCACTGCTACGTCTCTACGTTATTGTCCGCACCTGATGCCTATCATTTCTGGGTGAACATTACCCTCTAAAACCAGGTCAATTAGGAATGGTCCATTGTGAGATAATGCTAGAGCGATCGCACCAGCAATTTCTTCTGGTTTCTCTACCCGCACGGCTTCTATCCCCAACGCACGAGCCATTTCGTCAAACCGAATCGCAGGGTGCGATAAGTCAAAACTCAAGGGGAAGTCGTGAGTCGGGATATTCTGCTCGTTCCAGTAGGCTTGAATATTAAGCTGTAAGATGCGGTAAGAGCGGTTGTTGCAAACCACAAATTTGGCATTAATATTGTGACGAGCCGCAGACCAAAGGGCTTGGATGGTATACATAGCGCCACCATCCCCTGTAAAGCCGATTACAGGCTTTTCTGGATGAGCTAGCTTCGCCCCAATAGCCCCTGGTATTCCTACGCCCAAAGAGCCGCCACGGGTCAAAAAGTAGTGTCCTGGCTCGGTTGTAGGTCGATATCTGGTAACGGCTGGGGAATTGGTCAGAGCTTCGTCAAAAATGATGGCATCTGGGGGTAATTGAGTGGCTAGTTCCGCCATGAATTGAGATAAGTGCAGAGGAGTAGAGTTTTGGAAAGAGCGATCGCGCTCTAACTCTTCCTCTCTCTTTGCCACTTTGGCTGAGGCTATTTTCTGAGTCCTAGCTTCAGCCTTTGCCTTTTGCTCATCTGTCATCAACCCTTCTAACAGAGTTGCCAACTTAGCCAACGTCAGCTTCGGATCGCTAACTAAACCTAAATCTACAGGGTGATTTTTGGCAATTTCATAAGCATTCAAGTCAATATGAATTACCTTCGCTCCAGGAGCAAATATATTCCCCAAGGTGGGAAAAACTTCTGGTAACAAGTAGGTTCCACAGACTAAGTTGACATCTGCTTGAGAAGTAATCGGCAAACTTTGAGAGCCAAACATATGCCCAGTCGCTCCTTGGTAGAGAGGATGAGCTTGGCTCATATTCAACTCTCCAGCATCCGACTCCCATACCTGAGCGCCCAAAAGCTCGGCAACATGAGTTAATTCTGCCTGTGCGCCGGAAAAAGCGACCCCATCTCCCACAAAAATGATAGGGTTTTCCGCCGCAGCTAACATCATCGCTGCTGCTTTCAGAGATTCGTCATCTGGTATAACCCTGGTAGAAGGAAAGGAAGTTGGAAACACCTCTTCGACTACAGGAGCATCTAAAATATCTTGCGGTAAACACACGTATACAGGTCCCATTGGCGGAGTCGCCGCAATCTTAATCGCCCGTCGCAATACCCGCAGCAAGGAAGATGGTTCTACCACCATCGTCGCCCATTTAGTGACTGGTTCGGCTAAAGCCACCAAATCCCCCGCCATTTGCGCGTCCATCGCCTGATACTTAATTCCTGCATCTCCACCAATCACTACTAGAGGAGAGTGACCCCGTTTCGCCTGATAAAGCGCCCCGATCGCATTGCCCAATCCAGGAGTACTATGGATTTGTACTACCGTTGGCTTTTGGGTGGCTCGTGCATAGCCATCAGCAGCCATCACAGCTACGGTTTCTTGCAAAGTCAGGATATATTTCAGTTCTGGATATTCTGATAAAGCATCCAAAAAACCTTGCTCAACTGTTCCAGGATTGCCAAATATGTAATGAATGCCATCTGCTAAAAATTGCTCTAGGATGGCAAAACGCCCAGTTTTTTTGCTCATTAATTTCACTTGCTATAGAGTCGCCAAAGGGAGTTTTTTAGCTCAAACTCTTGTAGAGCAAACATTTTGCCTGACTCTAGAGTTTGTAAACCTCTTGCAAAAGTATTTTTAGGAATCGATACGAACACAAAGGCTTTCAGGAGAAGATCTTCCCCTTGTTCCCTCTTCCTTCCTCCTTCTTTCTTCACTAAAAACTACCAACCGTAGCGAGTTAACCCTTTTTCCAACACTTCCACTAAAACCCGTCCACATTCAACAGAAGAAGCGGTGGAACGACTAGTAATAAAGGGATAATCGACGATTACTGAAGTTTCATGCCCAACTCTACCGATATAAGCGCCATCAGGCCCAACTGCATCCCGCAAAATATACTCTAGAGGATAGAAAGGAGCGCCAAAATTGATATATCCATCGCCAAAACCTTTCTTAGAGCCATCTATAGCATGATGACCTTCAAATCCTGTCCCATCGAGATAATCGTAGTCAATTGGATGTCCGGTGACTTTTTTACCCCAAATTAAGCTCTTTTTATCTCTAAAGTCGCGAGCAAACGCCAAACAGCTAACCCCATAACATTCAGCCGCAATGGGTTTGTTGAGTTTGACAAAGCCCATCACTAGCTCGTGTATTCTGTGATTATTGGCTAAATCTACTAATGCCCCACTACCACCGACAATAACTAGAGCATCATAGGCAACTAGTTCCTCAGCTACAATTTTGTCAATTTTTTTGTAGTAGGCTTCCATATCTCTGAGATAGGTTGGCGAACTAGGGTAAGCTCGCTGAGGAAACCAATCTGCCAAGCTTTTAGGACTATCTAATCTGTTTGAATCATCTATTTGACGGGTTTTTTGCCCCATTTCTTCAGAAGTTACCGATCGCCCTAATGGTGGATCTAAGTAACCAGGCGTACAACTTACTGATAATGGAGTAGGTCTTTTCCCATTTGGAGTTAAGAAAGCAATCTCATATCCAGCCGCATCGCAGGCTTCCAAAGGGCCTATTAACTCTTCACCCCAGTAACCCCATTCTGACAAGACAAATAAAACTTTTTTCATTATCGGATCGATTCCTGAATGTTGAATAACAGTTCACGCCAAAAATACTATTCCCACATTAATTAAGGAATTAACATTTAATAAAGCAAATTTGCCAGATAAGGCGGAAATTACTGAGTAATGTCGTTAT
This window contains:
- a CDS encoding thiamine pyrophosphate-binding protein, encoding MSKKTGRFAILEQFLADGIHYIFGNPGTVEQGFLDALSEYPELKYILTLQETVAVMAADGYARATQKPTVVQIHSTPGLGNAIGALYQAKRGHSPLVVIGGDAGIKYQAMDAQMAGDLVALAEPVTKWATMVVEPSSLLRVLRRAIKIAATPPMGPVYVCLPQDILDAPVVEEVFPTSFPSTRVIPDDESLKAAAMMLAAAENPIIFVGDGVAFSGAQAELTHVAELLGAQVWESDAGELNMSQAHPLYQGATGHMFGSQSLPITSQADVNLVCGTYLLPEVFPTLGNIFAPGAKVIHIDLNAYEIAKNHPVDLGLVSDPKLTLAKLATLLEGLMTDEQKAKAEARTQKIASAKVAKREEELERDRSFQNSTPLHLSQFMAELATQLPPDAIIFDEALTNSPAVTRYRPTTEPGHYFLTRGGSLGVGIPGAIGAKLAHPEKPVIGFTGDGGAMYTIQALWSAARHNINAKFVVCNNRSYRILQLNIQAYWNEQNIPTHDFPLSFDLSHPAIRFDEMARALGIEAVRVEKPEEIAGAIALALSHNGPFLIDLVLEGNVHPEMIGIRCGQ
- a CDS encoding type 1 glutamine amidotransferase domain-containing protein; translation: MKKVLFVLSEWGYWGEELIGPLEACDAAGYEIAFLTPNGKRPTPLSVSCTPGYLDPPLGRSVTSEEMGQKTRQIDDSNRLDSPKSLADWFPQRAYPSSPTYLRDMEAYYKKIDKIVAEELVAYDALVIVGGSGALVDLANNHRIHELVMGFVKLNKPIAAECYGVSCLAFARDFRDKKSLIWGKKVTGHPIDYDYLDGTGFEGHHAIDGSKKGFGDGYINFGAPFYPLEYILRDAVGPDGAYIGRVGHETSVIVDYPFITSRSTASSVECGRVLVEVLEKGLTRYGW